Genomic window (Musa acuminata AAA Group cultivar baxijiao chromosome BXJ1-9, Cavendish_Baxijiao_AAA, whole genome shotgun sequence):
CCTCTTGCTATCATCAAAGAGGGGGCATTTAGTTTGAGGAAGGGGCAAGGAGGAGATGTAGGAGGTGGCGATAGCAGgagtctagcctatgacccttttagTCCcaactcttatttatagagagtcTCCTTTAAATAACCCTAATAGATATTTTCTTTTAGGTATTACATCTCCATCCAATAATCCATGGCTTAATGGATATTGAATCCCTATCCAATAACCATCTTAAGGTCTATTGGGTCTCTTCCaagaatccattgaaataaggacttATCGGATATTCCATATCCGATCCTCTATTTTTTACATTTATCTACCATATGTTTGTGACTCTCTAGGCACAATACCGAACTGATCGCGAGTTATATCTCTCAGAATTCCTTCtgacttaataaattattattttcataataattcacttaactcattaattacggacgtactaagccactatgctATATACCCAAATGGTATAAAAGGATCTAATCAATTGGACCTATCtaccctcaattaccgtgtatctataattcgttatccatctaatatcataaaGATCATATATTGAGCTTAGTGCTATCAAGCTCATACGAAATATCTCATAGTCCCACTCTAATAAGATTCTATTGGAAAACTCTTTCACTCTCAATCTGAATCTCATGTTTATCagattcatcacgatccgattgacCACTCtaataagatatttctctcatgatattgaAGGTAAAtaatcctttattgacactcaattgccctcatAAAATTgattaccactctcgatgaccgattgtgttagatctaaaacttctagacctataaacctagtatcaaagagtgaaatacTTATACAgagcatccttggtgtctcaagtcgaaggatcggacacataactaggactacgaaatcgctatttgacaatgaggtatcattaattaaccagcattccataagcagatcattcagtgaactcattttccaatgaatacctacattatatccctagtatccccatacaagtagctatgagaccagttgaatTTATCACGTGGACGGGTGTATAGCATACTGGTCTAtttggttatcttgatatccctcttgagtaacttatgatagaaaatatttattatttatatttatagacGAATTGatctattatcatgatctcatcatgatccaaggacattacaatatatattcattatcaatataacgtaataaaatgatataataataataattaaaaaatcgttcaacgtatcacatgtatcatcactcacgtgattgacttataagaCCCCTGTAACtagtaattttaatgttttagttagTAGTGATAGACGACCTGTAATTagcaattttaatgttttagttagTAATGACAAACAACCTGTAACTAGCAATTTTAACATTTTAGTTAGTAGTGACAAACGATAACGTCATTGTTGATAGTTGTAGATGAGAAGAGAGagcgattgctagtcataggtgccttataagccaatcacacGAGTGATGAAATGTGTGATATGACAagtactctttttgcttattatttatttaatattttttcactttatattatctattttatatattgtgatatccattgaTCTGCGCAATGAGAAtcatatcatgatgagatcataataatgagattgattcatctttaaacatagaccctaaataatttcaATCATAGATCActcaagaaggacatcgagatgaccagatagattggtgtgttgtatacctatccatatgatggaggtggctggtctcatagctgcttgaatGGGGACAGTAGAGATATCGCGCAGGTACTCATTGGAAAATGAATACATTGATTGATTGACTcacaaaatgttggatggttgatgataccttactgTAAGACAATGATTTcatcatcccaatggtgtatctggtccttagacttgagatatcaatgatattatgtatgaatactccactatttgatattAAACTTATAAACTTGAAAGTTCCAAATAtaacacaatcggtcatcgggagtggtaaccaaccttacgagagctattgagtgtcgatagaagatcatacactctcggtatcatgagagaaatatcttatatattttttcttcggcaaatccctagtcagggtcatttggattgacaaAGAAAGAGTTTTtttagagaatccgattagagcgagacttgaatagaaaccgtatgggacTGATAACACTATGCCTGATAtatgatctttaggatattagatagatgagggactatagatacatggtaattgaggatagacatgtcaaaTAGATTGAATTTTCTTGTattatctagggactacgacgtagtgatctagtacgtctatagtcgatgaatcaagtgaattattatgaagataataatctactaagccagaaggagttctaacaaatacgactcatagccagctcgatattgggcctagaggatcagatatgagatatccgttagagcctctatcttattggatatccaaataagcccataaattattagatcctatagataagatttaataagagccaatgagagattattgggtagagatccactaatctaagaagcttagatagttggatagagatttagtacccaatagggcatgatccattaaggttaagttgacatggggcCTATACAAATAGGAGAAAATCAAAGGCATAGGCTAGACTATTTTAACTATCACCTCTTATTCTCTTATCCCTTCTTTTCAACCAATAGCCCTAATTTAGGGCATGTGGAGATTTGAGCAACGATTTGAGGAGTACATTCGCAacccctaccgtgtggatcaccgctagagatgaggacatttgacctcctttatcctctcttatagatctataggattttagggatatacgatctcccaatGTAACATATATTTCTTATACGAGCAGTTTTTTATTTTCCAACTTTTGCgcgccaatcttcgcacaacgataagACCTCTTTAGAGgaatctagaattttttttttgttctttcgctgAGTATGTGATGTCACCGCAAGATTTTTCCTATAGTGAGGATGAGAGGTGAGGGTTGTTCTACATTTGTTTTGATGCCGACGAAGTTGTCGACTAGTCTTTTCGTCGCTCTACTTCTATGTTAGTACAATTGCTGAGTAACGAAAGGGCCACTCAACATCTATATCTACGTCGATGTTAATGCAGTTGTCAAAAGACCCTTTCATCACTCTATATCTATATTGGTACCAAAACAGATGTCGAACGACCCTTTTGTTGTTTGATAACTACATCGATGCGTCGCTCGACAACTGCATCAATGCCAATGCAGATGCAAAGTGATGTCGCTATACATTTATATTGAGACTGATGCAGATGCCAAGTGACTCTTTCGTCGCTCAACAATTATGTCGATGCGTTGCTCGATAATTGTACTAATACCGACACAAATGTAGAGCGGCTCTCAGCTCTCGTTGCCATTCTCTCTCTTTATCTACAACAATTACCCGTGACTCTTAATGAGATCACTTCGTCACTACCAACTTCATTTATCATCACAAATAggctattaaaattatttttttacttattattttatattttaattggtaAAACTGATAGTGTTAGATAAATAGAGCTAGATGTAAATTTTTGAAGTAGTTTCTATCTCTCTCCCagagagatttttttaaaaaagattcaCTTACATTGATTCTGTATGCAATCACCTCAACTCAATTAAAATAAGCATCATGATAAATATGTTTATTAATAAAGAGAAGGGGAAAGGCACGTAAATGATAACCAGTGAGAAACAGtacacgataaaaaaaaaaaaaagagtaaagtGGAATAGGAAGGAAAGAAATAAATGATATTTCGTCAGCGAGAAACCTTTGACTTTGGAAAGAGAGTTCTATTgggtaaatataaaataaaaaataaaaatagtaaaGTGCTTTCTACATGGAAAACGGGATAATTATAGAGTACCtcctatatttaattatttttatattttaattttatattagtatatcgattaaaaaataattttatatgaataaaaaaaaattaaagcaatgggattaaatgtttcactttcataaatataaaaattttaatataacttttaaaactcTCTAAAAAAAGACATATTTATAGCTGCTATGAAATCTTATTTTATCAAATCGGATAAAAGAGTAAAATAGAAAATATGTTAAGTCAAGCTTGTATCCATTCCAATTTATGTGTTTGGATCGCCGATAGAAACCAAAAAGTCTGCCCCTTTATGCTCAAACAACTTTGGCTCGGTCTCAAAGTGGAAATCAAAGATCGTCTTAGGTTCGATAATCATCATGCATACGTCTTCGGTTCCGAGTCCTCATCCCGATTCCAGCGCTCTCCCAAATGTATTCGTGTCGTATATAATGAAAAGAAGAACCGCCGGTAGCGGAGGTAGAAACCACCATGCACAGCCCCGATTGGACGTCGCTCCCTCCGGATCTCCTCGCAAAGATCAGCGAAGAGTTTCCCATCCCACATCGTGCTTGCATCCGTGCCACATGCAAGGATTGGCATTCTGCAATGGTTCCCGTGATCAGCCCGTCCCCGTGGCTTTTCGTACCCGACGACGACGGTGAGCAGCACAATTCTACCTTTTTTTCTCTCCCCGACAAGTGCTCCTTCACCTACCCCTCTCTCCCCGAGCTCTGCGGTATGACGTGTGTCGGCTCCCACGCCGGTTGGTTTGTGATCACCGATAGGAAGCGAAAGGTCAGCCTCCTAAATCCGCTTACGGGGAATCATATCAGCCTCCCTTCCCACGTCGCCCGATGGAACGTCGACCGAGTTGACCTCCAAGAATTCAAACCTAAGCGCATTGGAAAGATTGTCTTCTCCTCAAACCCTACTGTCCATAACTATGTTGTCGTGGCTATCTATAGATTTACAGATTGGGAGCTCACCTACACGAAGTCGGGCGATGACAAGTGGAATCTTCTTGAAACGGCATTGACCGAGAACGATCGTTCATACAAGGACATCGTGCATCATGATGGCAAATTCTACTGTGCAACGCACGAAGGTGCAGTCATAGCTTTTGACCCAAGTGGCGTTAGCCCCTCCGTGACGATGGTTGCCCAGAGTTCAGCACTTGCAAGTATCATCCCCGTGCGTACTTACTATAGATACTTAGCATGGTCGAGCACAGGGGAGCTGTTCCTGGTTTTGAAGCTTGCAATCCACTTGGTACTTCCAGATGATCTGCAAAAATCAGAGGATGTCATCGTTCTCAGGTTGCAATATTCCGAGGACCAGCCTAGTTGGGATGTTGTGAAGGACTTGGGGAATATGTCTCTATTGGTGGGCAACAGCAATTCTATTTCGATTTCTACCGAGGATTTACGAGGAATGCGAGGAAATTGTATCTATCTTACGGAGTTCTTCTCGACGGCGTCCTCTGAATGGATTCTAATTGCGCGTAAAGCTAGAATGTTTGATCTGAAAAAGGGAAGGTGGCAGTGGTTACATTCATCCACAATTTATCTGCCACACAACAGGAAAACTCCTGTGTTCTTCCAGCAACCCTTCTGGTTCACACCCTCACTACTGTAAATGAAGAAACCAAGTAGCTTTCTTTAAGCAATTGCTTTCAAGTTCATGAGCAGTGGATGCCTTTTGCTCTTTTGCACTTacaccaagttttgagcttttagAAATTTCATTATGATCTTAACACTCACTGTTAGTAATTTCAACCACTACGCAAAGTGCTATCTGATGAGATAACCATCAGAGatgaatttataaaataatatgaattcCACAGAAACGCGGCCGATTTCATCAATTATTATAGTTAACAACATCATGTGTTTAATACTAGTAGTTTTTTAAAGCTTTAAATTTTGGTAGAACTGTCTTTACCAGAATCAAGAAGCATGTCTGTCATAAGGGCCATTGGGTCATTGTCTAGAGATTACAATTCCAACATAAAAGCAAAAAAACACTTCTGCAAGCAGTTTTGGTCAGAGATCTTAGTAATAAATATAGCCCGAGTTTAGTAGCCATGATGAGCACGTACTGGTGTCGATCATGGTGATGTATAATCTGCTCATGCAGCTTTCAAGCACTACTAACAGTGGCCTGGAAGCTGCACTTAGAAGAAGCCATCCAGGAGGTTACACTTGAAATTTCTAGTAAAAGAAGTTGCATGCTACACTCAACTAGATACAAAAGAAACCTTTCATGCTTCATCTTGCCAATGGATGCTTGATCACCCCGCGACTTTCGTCCAAAATGAAATTGCTATTTGTGAAATGTGCACTGGAgaagaatggcttcagatcataGATTTCGTATTCCTGGGCCTGCCCCAACCAAAACTCAGCTTAGAGAACATTGAACTCAACTGATCAATTGACCTAGTGGATGTTAGAGGAAAACAGGAAAGAATTTTGTTCAATATTTACCTTGTTTCTTAGCTCTTCCACCTTCACCTCGATGTGTGTGAGACGAGCGGTTGTCCCAGATACAATTTCTTCAAAGTGCAATGCATCCTTCACAAGTATACGCAGAAGATGCAAGAGCAATTCATTGAAATCCTTCTTGAAAGTCATGTATTTCCTATAACTCTGCAGCAAATAGCACAAAACTTATTCAACCTCTTGGAATGTCAGTCGTCCAATGAAGAAAGCACCACTAAATTTAGGCACCGAGTTGAACTTGTTTCAAAGGAGAAAAGATACAACATGCTAAAGATAATACAACACTAACACTAGAATGCCAAAACAAGTGGAAATACGAGGTCATCATACGACGATGCATTCACATAAGTGGAAACTTTAGTACAGATAATATTATTCAGAACTAATTTGGAATTCAATCACTGATGTAGTCAAGGAACAACTTTTGGAGCTGCTAGAACATCTGATAACTGTAGCACGAGCTAAAGAATCTAGAAGAAATTGGTAGTACTATTTAAGTTTCACCTGGAAGCGGGGAAAGGTAACAATTTCAGTTATACCTTTTGTAAAGCCTTTTGCACACCAAATTTCTGGCTGGAGATAAAAGAATCAAGCAGGACGCGTATTGCCATGTCCTCATCTTCTTGGCAAACATAGTTACGCAAGTGCATTCTTGCATGTGCTTCTGACATTCGAATCATCGACTCAATGTGCCTCACTGCTATTCGAATTCCTTGACCATGCTGCAGCACTCATGAAAAGGCGCATTGAATATGAACATATTACACTTAACAGAATGTAGTACTTGTATAATAGCATATAAATTACTAGGTTGCCCAGAGTCTTACAGATGATTCTCGACGTATGTCAGCGTAGACATGTTTGAATTTGTCTAAATCAGCATCATGCAACTTAGGGAAGACATTCAGTTTAGCATATGTTATGTACTTCTTGAGCATGTCTTGAGAAAGAATCTGGTTGTGAAGCATTTTGTCATATTGAATTCCACAAGTTCCAGATTACAAAACAGAATAGGAAATGATACCTCCGGGTCAAC
Coding sequences:
- the LOC103999418 gene encoding F-box protein At3g56470-like translates to MHSPDWTSLPPDLLAKISEEFPIPHRACIRATCKDWHSAMVPVISPSPWLFVPDDDGEQHNSTFFSLPDKCSFTYPSLPELCGMTCVGSHAGWFVITDRKRKVSLLNPLTGNHISLPSHVARWNVDRVDLQEFKPKRIGKIVFSSNPTVHNYVVVAIYRFTDWELTYTKSGDDKWNLLETALTENDRSYKDIVHHDGKFYCATHEGAVIAFDPSGVSPSVTMVAQSSALASIIPVRTYYRYLAWSSTGELFLVLKLAIHLVLPDDLQKSEDVIVLRLQYSEDQPSWDVVKDLGNMSLLVGNSNSISISTEDLRGMRGNCIYLTEFFSTASSEWILIARKARMFDLKKGRWQWLHSSTIYLPHNRKTPVFFQQPFWFTPSLL